Within Vigna unguiculata cultivar IT97K-499-35 chromosome 2, ASM411807v1, whole genome shotgun sequence, the genomic segment TGATCGTACAGTAGCAAGTCTCTGAAGTGTCTCAGCATCCAACTGCATCACATAAGCTCTTAGTCTGAAAGATTTGCCTTCTGTATCCATGTAATCACTATCACTATAACTGTCATCGTCGTAATCCTGAACTGTGATCAAGGAATCAGGATCCCAAAGCTTGATACCCGGTGATGGTTCCTCAAAACTTTTAGTCTTTCCCAAATCCTTGGGGAGGGTTCCCATTGACCTCTCAAGTTGAAACCGTTCATCAACTCGTTTGAGAAAATATCCGTACATTATGGAAGCAGCATACAGCTTTCCcagtttaattttactaatcTGAACAATTGTCTGAATTGGACCCACAAGCCGATCTCCTAGTACCAAAGATAAGTGACTCTGAATCATCTCGAATGCCTCTGGAGAATGCACAGCTTCTAGTTTTAGCTCTTGATTTGGCCATAAATCCACTCGACCAGTTGGGTCTGATGTTGCTGTTAGTTTTGGAATCATTGAAATGTTGTTCTCTAAAAATTTATGCACAATTGAGCAGTACATGATCTCTTCCAATGTCGTTtgcttctctttctctttgaCTTCAGCTATCCTCCTAAAATTCAGATTTGACAAAAATTTATCACTTCTGTACTAGCAGTAACTAAATATGCCACCATTTGCTGCAAATATATGATTGCTGTAAATTGTTTCAATCTTCCAAAGATTTGACATTGCGACCATGAAACATTAAGAGTATCAAAGTTCCAATCCGTATGCATAAACATGAGATTCAGAAGAGATAGAGGGAGAGTATCTTTATAAGCCAGTTAAGCATttgtttatgttaaaatttaattcaaatttctaGAAGACTTTCATTCTATAAGAAATTAGATGTACCAATGGATATTGTAACATTTTGATGACTCTAGAATTACTACGATAAATTGtactaaaaattatgaatttagcTAGATTTTTCCCAAGAATATTGTCGTTTAGAATAGTCAAACACGAAAAAAGAATAATCTTTTTGGCTAGAACAACCTTCACACCGGTGAATAAATAGGCCGCAAAACTTTACAACCGTTTGAAACCTTCTCATAGCAACTATCACCAGCACTAACTACATGCCTTCctcaaccaaaaaaaaaattacaatttcgGAATAACAAGTTTATAAACATAATAGCATCCTTTATTTTATcagtttagaaataaaataaggagCGAGCACCACAAAGCTGACAGACAGTTGTATGAATAGTAATGCACATAgcatgcaattatttaaaagaaaaaaaaaaaaatatatatatatatatatatatatatatatatgtatatgtatataggTAGCTGACAGAAAAATATCTCATCGACATAAAGAGTGACACACTAACTAAGGATGGCATCAAATAGAAATATGAACTCACTGATGAATATATCCAAGTTTTGTTTCATGTTCTTATATCTTTCTACTCATTAGTGTAATTAAGGGTTTTTTTATTAGTCATAATAGACTGAAATGGACTTCCACAGTAGCTTATCTAAAAACGCAGccttatattttattcaacTAAAGCTTgaacttattaattatttatgtatttttcacaagaaaatgaagaaatataaaGAGCAAAAACGACAAACATTACAAAGGGAAGTTAAAACTATGCAGGCAAATCTTGATACATAAATTCTCACAAGACATCTGTTGCAGGAAAGGGTATTTACATAGGATAGTCCAATATCAAGTTTGtgcaattgaaaatttgaaattcttaacCAAAGCTTCCAAGATATTGTACATGCCATGAACCTAATATTGCTACAATAGTTCTAAAAGTAGTTGAACATTGTCAAGTAGGTACTTCTAGTCaaatgaaaaaagtaaaacaaaacttGAGAGACTTACTTGTAAAGGGAATCATCAGATGAAGTGGAAGATTCTTTCTGGGCATCTCTAGCAGTCTGAAGATTCTCTAGTTGCTGATCAATGGCCGCTGGCAGTAGATGCGGATGAGTATTTGAAATTTGTTCCAAAAGCTGACCAACTGGTGACTCAAATTGGAGAGGAGCAAAAGGCGCCGAATTGTCCCTTGAATTAGCTGATGCTCTTGCAACTAAGCCTCTTGCTCTGAAATTGTAGAATTCATTGTAGTGCTTGGGATTGTAAGACGAAGGACAGCTCTGCAAAGAATATGCCATGTTGAGTGGTAATATAATCAGTGACACTAAAATAGTCAATGTATCTGCCACAAAAATGGGGCACTTTCAAAAGAATTAGAAGTATCAAATTAAATGGAGAGGAAAAAATTGGAATAAAAAGATAAGtcaagacaaaaaataaattgaatgcAGGAATCATGCTTGAAGCCAAAAGGAACAAGAACTGTGGCTGTGTCAGTATAGTTAAAATGTTAATGTTAGTGATATGTATACATAACAAGAAAGCAAAAGCGTAATAACAAAAAGGCTTACTTTAAGAAATCCACCAGAAAGAAAACCCTTGGCATCAGAAACAGCAAAAGCATGCAAGTGGCGAAATTCCGGTAGTCTGAGAGATGCGGAAGGAGGAAGCACCACCAAAACGTCACTGATAGCACTCGAAACCTGCATTTTCAGAATGGTAGCTTTCGCGCCCCTACGATTAGGGCTGTAATATGTAGCAGAGAAGAAGCGAAGGCCAAGGAACAAGCAACGGTTTTGTTAGCTGGTCGTTAAAGCAGTTTGCTCGTGATAACACCAATTGAttgaataaatacaaaatacatgAGGATTTTCAAAATTCACCCCGGAATAAAAAATATCTGTCGCGAGATTTTGTAGCGAGATACACATGGAAGTATCGAGAAAAcaggaagaaaaagagagaaaatccCTAAATATGGGGTAACTATTCAATCCCGATATTGTTGCAGAAAATAGAGCATGGAAAAGGCGTATGAAGGTGAGGGGGATGAAGAATGATGTGAGAGTGATTACCTTGATGAAATTGGGAAATTGGGGGTTGGATGTGGAAATTGTTGGGTTGGAGAAGATGGAAGAGGAACACCGCCGAAATTTTGGGATGGGGAGAAGAACACGGCTACCACAAATGTTGAGGTAGGTGTCTGAGTCAAAAATAATTcctagtttcttttcttttcttttcttttatcacgaataatatatttatcaaaatgtatacatgttttaaaataaaattgttgaattattatatagttttatattttttaatgtaaaaaatgaaGACAATGAAATATCTATTAcgataataattttatagaaaatattttagtaattttagcaagaaaaagtaaaagatatAACAAAGTTTTACAGAAaggaatgaaaattttattcatcacccatttcaaaataaatttgttgaaaaatatattgatatttttgaaagtaattaaaacatttttttggtATGGCCTGATATTTCGAGAAACACATATTATAATAATCAGAATATTCTTAttatattaaagatattttttgactttttttttctattttgaatgCTATTTTGTTCAAACTTATAGAGGaaatagtaaaacaaaattgttgtttttacagatttaaatttagatatttaaaagatagagaaagatcaaatatttatagttatttatttgatCTCATTTTCTCTGACTAGTTTAACCATTCATAGAAATGTACTTGTTCAAAGGTTATTTGAGTCAATTACTGTTTTTTTATCCACGTTGAATTGAATTCCTGTGAGGCATATTTTAGTTTAACCTTGTTATCGTGGTTCCTTGCAACATCACCATTGCGGCGGGTTCCTGTGTTATCTTCCCCAAACAATCACCGTTTTCAAGATCGAAGCCACAAATTTGGAACCCTagcttctcaaatttttaaGAGAAAAGGTAAGACCTTTGCTCAACTCTAATACTGTCAGCCATGGTTTTTCACTCAATTTCATTCTTCGGGCATTCGATTGCGTTGTCACTGTTGCAAGTTTAAATTTTACGGTAAACCAGATTCCTTAATTTTCACGTAAACGTCGTTAAGTTGCTTGAGGATGAAAAATTCATTGTGTGGTGATTTGTGTATAAAATTAGAGGAGTAAGGATACGGGGTTAGATTGTTGTTATTGGTTATGGTCTCATGAAACCCTGTGCTCTGTTATCCCTTATCGGTTGGATAATAAGAAAAGGTCACGGGCATTGCTCGTGCCTGATGATATTGGAaatttgagaaagaaagaaaaagtatccCTGTTTGTgccatgttttaaatttttatgtccAGTGAGTACAATCCATATACTATTgggtttttactattttttttcttcctccaccGATGAATAAATGTAATTTAACTATTTATGTTTGCCAAGTATGGGATAAATAGGTTATAATGGTAAGGGTAAGCCTCATCATATAATATTGAGAGACGTGCTGGTAAAGAGTTTCTTGGGGGTAATTTTGCAAGGAAATAATGCTTTTATTTGAATGGCAAGTAGTAAGTGAATAATTAGACTAGTTGGTGTATACTAAATGTCAAGTAATCCCCCAAAGCTGGGGAGAGGGGGAGTGCATTGTGTTATCTACGTGAAACATTCACTTGGAAGGTGTCATGTTTTCCTGAGCAGTTTTCAAGATCAAAAACTATATTTGCAGGAACACAAAACTATGCATactgataaaattattttgggaGCTCTATGCAATATGATGTCAGTGTATgcatgattaattttaaattttcttctaATTGGTAATACTTTACTTCCTAGCATGTCTAAATGATTACTTTATGATTCTCACTCAATATTTTTAGAAGAACATGATCTGTGAATGAAAAGGTGTAGTCAACTCTCCATCAAAAGAAAAGCAAATCTTTACGAACATTTAGGCTgcaatagtgcagttcagttcttTATCAGGGATTGTTATGAAAAAGTGGAAATTAGACCTATTTACATAATTCATTGCTATAACTGTAATTGGTGTTTACTAAACAAGATACTCCGATTCAGATAAGAAATTAActcaatcaaattattaatcaaCAAGAACTATATGAAATAGGAGAATAAAGTCCCAATGGGAAAGAAGAATGAGGGAGAGAGATGGGTGATCAAGTTTAGAACCTAGTTGCTCCCTGTTGAGCAAAATCTTGTTGATCCCTGTATCAGATTAGCATTGCACCTGAACCAGCcagttatttttcttgttttcatgTGCTATAAATACTATACAATCAACCAACAAGTTTAGCTTTGGACATTTATCTCTCTCTGTTATTATATGTGATCTGTCTTTCTGCATGATTGTTAGGTAAATTATTTCAACATAAGTAGATAGTTCTTGGGGCATTTGTTGTCCTCTTTCCCCATAGAGAATAGCTTATACTGGTCACTCCTTTGGTTTggttttacaatttaaaaactgatttagTTAAAATGTTGTCTAAACTGTTTTAGAGCTGGTTTGGAATCAATATGATTCTGAACCAGTTCATTGAATCCAAACCAGCTTGTGAACCATTAGAGGCAGTTTAGCTTCGGATAACCAAATTACTCTAATGTAATTCTTCAGTTCAGTTTTTCAACCTGAGGTGAACCATGCCCACCCATCAGGGAGAGAACTTTACTAGAAAAGCTTTTTCCAAGAAATAGGAAAACTAAGATTTGTTTTCATGATTTATTTGGTCCATGTGTGCTTTACTGATATGACGCTTGTGGTAATGGAAATGGCAAATTTTACCAGTGGTTTGGTTCAGTTTGATTTTCTATACCAGACCAAACTGTGATGACGTGTCTGCATAAtcatattgttatttttaaatcccAGGatcaattttatagtttttgtttttttttctgaatgcAGTATAAAAGAGGCTCAATCAGAACCTTGAGATTCCTTCTTTCCAGGACCCAGCTATCATATTTGTCAGTG encodes:
- the LOC114173863 gene encoding UV-B-induced protein At3g17800, chloroplastic produces the protein MQVSSAISDVLVVLPPSASLRLPEFRHLHAFAVSDAKGFLSGGFLKSCPSSYNPKHYNEFYNFRARGLVARASANSRDNSAPFAPLQFESPVGQLLEQISNTHPHLLPAAIDQQLENLQTARDAQKESSTSSDDSLYKRIAEVKEKEKQTTLEEIMYCSIVHKFLENNISMIPKLTATSDPTGRVDLWPNQELKLEAVHSPEAFEMIQSHLSLVLGDRLVGPIQTIVQISKIKLGKLYAASIMYGYFLKRVDERFQLERSMGTLPKDLGKTKSFEEPSPGIKLWDPDSLITVQDYDDDSYSDSDYMDTEGKSFRLRAYVMQLDAETLQRLATVRSKEAISLIEKQTQALFGKPDIRVSDDGSIETSNDELLSLTFSGLTMLVLEAVAFGSFLWDKENYVESKYPFLNE